A single Triticum dicoccoides isolate Atlit2015 ecotype Zavitan chromosome 2A, WEW_v2.0, whole genome shotgun sequence DNA region contains:
- the LOC119357452 gene encoding phospholipase D alpha 1-like, whose amino-acid sequence MQNEMKRKNKSMDFVLCQSQSMMRRKVLSLIKKLPLIRKCQSFEMSPDMGQEDAGGKRLYATIGLDAACVGRTRAVDATNHPRWKEEPLHIYCAHDASDAVFAVVRDGGGARTTDDDDALVGHAYLPVEDIVGGQQVDRWIPVCDEKRRPLEGLDRIHVQLRFKDVSADPAARWGMGIGGDVPYPGVPHTFFGQHRGCRVTLYQDAHAVAPASGSRCWEDVFDAITNARRLVYIAGWCVDTDVALVRDPRRPSLTLGQLLKKRALLWYPGMNIGRSPDDPTPQRDVYCLDRVSSTACTACLT is encoded by the exons ATGCAAAATGaaatgaaaaggaaaaataaaagtatgGATTTTGTATTGTGCCAGAGCCAGAGTATGATGAGGAGAAAGGTTTTGTCCCTGATCAAGAAGCTGCCCTTGATCCGCAAATGCCAG AGCTTCGAGATGTCACCTGACATGGGCCAGGAGGACGCCGGCGGCAAGCGCCTCTATGCGACTATTGGCCTGGACGCGGCGTGCGTCGGGCGGACGCGcgcggttgatgccaccaaccatcCGCGGTGGAAGGAGGAGCCGCTCCACATCTACTGCGCGCACGACGCCAGCGACGCCGTGTTCGCCGTCGTGAGGGACGGCGGAGGAGCAAGGACcaccgacgacgacgacgcgctggTGGGCCACGCGTACCTGCCCGTGGAGGACATCGTCGGCGGCCAGCAGGTGGACCGGTGGATTCCCGTCTGCGACGAGAAGAGGAGGCCACTGGAAGGGTTGGACAGGATACACGTCCAGCTCCGGTTCAAGGACGTGTCTGCCGACCCCGCGGCGAGGTGGGGCATGGGCATCGGCGGCGACGTGCCTTACCCTGGAGTGCCGCATACTTTCTTCGGCCAGCACCGTGGCTGCAGAGTAACGCTGTACCAGGACGCACACGCCGTCGCCCCGGCCTCGGGCAGCAGGTGCTGGGAGGACGTGTTCGACGCCATCACCAACGCTCGGAGGCTTGTGTACATCGCCGGCTGGTGCGTGGACACCGACGTGGCGCTGGTGCGTGACCCGAGGAGGCCGTCACTGACACTCGGCCAGCTGCTCAAGAAGAGAGCTCTTTTATGGTACCCTGGAATGAATATTGGCCGTTCTCCTGATGATCCAACGCCTCAAAGAGATGTATACTGCTTGGATCGGGTTAGCAGTACAGCGTGCACTGCTTGTTTAACGTGA